From the Cohaesibacter sp. ES.047 genome, the window CGATCTCAATATCGGAATCGCGAAGCACCCGGAATGCGCCCAGATCGGCAATTTCGTATCCCGGAAAGATGCGATCGAGAAACAATGACACAACCTGCTCAAGTCGAATGCCGCGATAGGTACTCTCCTGCCCTTCTGCTGCAGGAAGCTCAACGAAGCGATCAAGCGTGTGCGGCATGCGCACGAGGGCCGCCATGTCTTCACGCCCTTCCTGACCCTTGAGATGCAGCACGAGCGAGAAGCTGAGATTGGGAATGAAGGGGAACGGATGTGCAGGATCACAAGCGAGCGGTGTCAGCACCGGGAAGATGCTTTCAAGGAACACCTGTTCCAGATAGGCCCTGTCAGTATCAGTTAGATTCTCACCTTCGATCAGGTAGATCTGCTCATCTTCCAACGCACGCCTCAAGCCTCGGTAAATCCCCAACTGACGATTGACCAGATCATTCACTGTGGTGTTGATCTTGACCAACTGCTGGCCAGGATCAAGGCCGTCCGCACTGACGCTGCCAACCCCTTCGCGTTTCTGGCCCTTGAGGCCAGCCACGCGCACCATGAAGAATTCATTCAAGTTGCTCGCCGAGATCGACAGGAAACGCAGTTTTTCAAGCAGCGGATGATTGGGGTTCTCGGCTTCTTCCAGAACGCGCTCATTGAACCCGAGCCAAGACAGCTCGCGGTTGACAAACCGCCCCGGACTGCGCATCAGCGCCTCGATTTCCTCATCGGTCGGCAACAAGTCGTCCGCCTGCTCATCCATGGCACCCTGATCGCCCTGATGCGGGTCATCATGAGGCTGATGATCTGGTGCGTTTTGATCCGGAGAGTGGTTTTCGAAATTATCTGACATTGAGAAGTGCCCGCCGCTTTGTTGACCCGTAAATGGTTCCGGCGCGATGTCTTGCCGGTCCGGTTGGGTTTTACCGTCCAATCCCCGTGCTTGCTGAAGCGCCACTGACGCTTGCGCACCGGGGCGCGAAATCCAGTTCGGACCGCAAGGCAAAGCCCCTCGGCCCTCGACGCCCATCAAGAACCCAAACCTGTCGCGAATCAGAAACCATAAGCCGCACATGACACGCTGAGGCCTCCAAACATTGCACCAAGGGTTCCCGGCATCAAAGATCAGCCATTACACGGACACCATAGCATTCATATGACGGATCCCACAATTCACCTCACTCATATCAGAGTTTCCGTCCAATGGGCAGATAGTTGGACAAAGCAAAGACAAATCAACACCTTTGGCTCATCGCCCGTCTCTGATATTCACAAGCAGGCATCGAAGCATTCTGGAATTTCGCGCTTTGCAAAACGCCACGACGCCCCTAGAGGAGCCCTTCGTCGAGTTCCTTCATCACGCTTGCAACAAACGGACGCGTGATCGTGCGCCGTCGTGCAAGCGCTTCCCGATCAACAGCCTCGACAACCCGAAGCGCCGCCGCAATCGAACGCTCCATGCGCAAAACGATATACTCGATGACACTTGGATCAGGATCGAGCTGACGATCGGCAAAAAGCTTGACCAGCACCGAACGCAACAGCTCGTCATCGGGCTCGTAGATTTCAAGCGGCGTTGTCAGGCGCAAGCGCGACATCAGATCAGGGAGCGCCACACCCCACCCATCCGGCCAGTTTCGGGCGGTGATCAGCACATAGGCGCGCGCCTCCCGGGCCGCGTTGAGCAAATGAAACAAAGCGACGTCATCCCGCTCCCATCCATCTGCATCTTCCAGCACCACGGCACCACAATCCACCAGTGCAGTCGGATCGCTGCGGTTGAGTTCTTCAAGCGTGATGACCCGGGCATTGCTCTTTGCCGCCCAGATGCGGGCGAGGTGTGATTTCCCTGCTCCGACCGGACCAGCCAGAAGCAGCCACAGCGATGGCCAATCCGGCCAAAGGTCAATCATGTCAAGCGCAGCTGCATTGGATGGCCCGCGCAGAAAATCTTCGCGCCCCATTGCCGTCTCGTGCGGCAGCTTCAGTGGCATTTGCTCGCCCAACTTAGTGACTTCCAATTCTGTCTTGCGCAACGCGCATCATCCCTCGGCCTGTGTGTCATGAGACGGCGCGGCATTCAACCCGTCACCTTGCCCGCGATACATCGAAGAGTGCATATATTTGTCAAGAATATAGCGGATTATAACACCGATCGCAGCAGCTGTCGGCACCGCGATCAGCATTCCGACAAAGCCGAACAGCGAGCCGAAGGCCAAAAGCGCAAACATCAGCCAGACTGGATGCAACCCCACCCGCTCTCCGACCAGCCGGGGCTGGAGGAAATTGCCCTCAAGAAACTGACCAACGGCAAAGATGGCCAGCGTAATCCCGATGGGAACCGGATCAGGCCAGTACTGCACGATAGCAACCCCCAGCGAGACCACCAAGCCAAGCGTCGCACCGGCATAGGGAATAAAACTGATGATGCCAGCACCCAGACCGATCAGCAGGCCGAAATTGAGGCCCAGAATGGACAAAGCAACAGCGTAGAAGATCCCCAGAATCAGCCCGACAATGATCTGTCCACGCACGAAGCCAGATACGCTGCGGTTGATCTCGTTGGCAAGGTGCCGGATCGTGTCGACATGATCACGCGGCAACCAGTGATCGACGGTCTCGACCATCCGGTCCCAGTCGTGAAGCATGTAAAAGGCGACAACGGGCGTGATGACGATGAGGGCCAGCATGTCAATCAGGGCCTGACCGCCATTCCAGATCGACTGGATCAGCTTACCAATCCAGGACGCCCCCTGCCCGACGAGGTCCTTCACGTTGTTCTGCAAGCTCGAAGCATCAAAATCGGACAGGAAGGACGGCATATACTTTGAGCTCGTCTTGATCAGCAAGTCCTGCAAGGACGCGATATAGCCGGGCAAATTATCCGCAAAGTCTGTCATCTGTTGCGCCAGCGTCGGCACGATCATCACCATCATCAGAACAAAAAACAGAACGAACAGCAGCAGAACCGACACCGTTGCCCAGATTCGGTTCATACCAAGCCGTTGAAAGAAGTCCGCAACCGGGTCAAGCATGTAGGCAAGCGCCATGCCTGCGACAAAGGGGAGAAGAATGCCGCGAAATAGATAGAGGCACAGGATAACCACAGCGAGAGTGATCATCCATATCGTGAATTGCTTCTCAATTGACATTCACTCTCTCCTGATCATGGGGCGGGTTCGCCTGCCCCGGTTTCTATACCAGCTTCAGATTGAACGCAAAGCGGTGTTTTCAGTTCCTCGACCCATGATTGTCGTCCCTGTCCTTGCCCTCGGCTTCGGTGCCGGCCTGATCCAAAGGGGCCATATGCCCGATCCACTCCACCAGATAGGACACCGCAGACAGTATGGTCAGTCCGACCACCAGATAACCGAGCATAACCGGAAGCTCGCCCAAACGAACATCAAATCCCAGCAAGGCCATGACGGTGGCAGCATAAAGGATCTGGAACATGGTGTTGGCCTTGGAAATCAGAAGCGGTTTCATGGTC encodes:
- a CDS encoding AI-2E family transporter; this translates as MSIEKQFTIWMITLAVVILCLYLFRGILLPFVAGMALAYMLDPVADFFQRLGMNRIWATVSVLLLFVLFFVLMMVMIVPTLAQQMTDFADNLPGYIASLQDLLIKTSSKYMPSFLSDFDASSLQNNVKDLVGQGASWIGKLIQSIWNGGQALIDMLALIVITPVVAFYMLHDWDRMVETVDHWLPRDHVDTIRHLANEINRSVSGFVRGQIIVGLILGIFYAVALSILGLNFGLLIGLGAGIISFIPYAGATLGLVVSLGVAIVQYWPDPVPIGITLAIFAVGQFLEGNFLQPRLVGERVGLHPVWLMFALLAFGSLFGFVGMLIAVPTAAAIGVIIRYILDKYMHSSMYRGQGDGLNAAPSHDTQAEG